A window of Apium graveolens cultivar Ventura chromosome 8, ASM990537v1, whole genome shotgun sequence contains these coding sequences:
- the LOC141678474 gene encoding uncharacterized protein LOC141678474, protein MMSHDESEKSLYRGNFLELIKYTQNQNEMVRKVTLKNAPLNNQMVSPKIQKDICHCFAQEILKSIMKEIGDDVFALLVDESSDVSKKEQMVVVLQYVDDMFGVVKERFVGLVHVKETSSLTLKSAIDNLFAEFGLSLKQVRGQGYDGASNMRGQFNGLKTLIMRENSSAYYVHCFAHQLQLVVVAVAKKHFAVGDFFDMIAVLMNVVGGSCKRTDMLRDSQKETLLKELGRGELETGSGLNQELSLIRAGDTRWSSHYKTLLRLVDLYPSVIEVLKYVEKEGERDVQQRQASGLQIYFTSFEFVFYLHLMLYILGLTDVLSQALQRKDQDILNAISLVESTKRQLQKFRVDGWDSFLKKVISFCDKYDIEKLDMTEAYVNPKNRRRKTGITNEHYYSFDCFNVVVDMQIAEFNDRFNEVNSELLICMASLDPRDSFGNFDPLKLMKLTEFYPNDFSLADRIAIEHELSIYIDNVKADERFANLNGISDLARVLVETKKIHCYSLVYRLVKLSLILPVATATVERCFSAMKLVKSDLRNRIGDDFLNDCLISAIEKEALAEVTNEDIIDRFQKMKTRREQI, encoded by the coding sequence ATGATGAGTCATGATGAGTCAGAAAAGTCACTATATAGAGGAAATTTCTTAGAATTGATAAAATATACTCAAAACCAAAATGAGATGGTTCGTAAGGTTACATTAAAAAATGCTCCATTGAACAATCAAATGGTGTCTCCAAAAATTCAAAAAGATATTTGTCATTGTTTTGCACAAGAAATTCTCAAATCTATTATGAAAGAAATTGGTGATGATGTGTTTGCTCTGTTAGTTGACGAGTCTAGTGATGTTTCTAAAAAGGAACAAATGGTTGTTGTTCTGCaatatgttgatgacatgtttgGAGTGGTGAAGGAAAGATTTGTGGGTCTTGTTCATGTGAAAGAGACTTCTTCATTAACTCTTAAATCTGCTATTGATAATTTATTTGCTGAGTTTGGTCTGAGTTTAAAACAGGTGAGAGGACAAGGTTATGATGGTGCAAGTAACATGCGTGGTCAGTTTAATGGGTTGAAAACATTAATCATGAGAGAAAATAGCTCGGCATATTATGTACATTGCTTTGCTCATCAACTTCAGTTGGTTGTTGTGGCAGTTGCAAAAAAACATTTTGCTGTTGGTGACTTCTTTGATATGATTGCGGTCTTAATGAATGTGGTTGGTGGTTCTTGTAAAAGGACTGATATGCTTCGAGATAGTCAAAAAGAGACATTGTTAAAGGAGTTGGGTCGTGGTGAACTTGAAACTGGAAGTGGGTTGAATCAAGAACTTTCTCTTATAAGAGCCGGAGATACACGTTGGAGTTCACATTATAAAACACTTCTAAGATTGGTTGATTTGTATCCAAGTGTAATTGAGGTGCTTAAATATGTTGAAAAGGAGGGAGAAAGAGATGTGCAACAACGTCAAGCAAGCGGTCTTCAAATATATTTCACATCATTTGAGTTTGTATTTTATTTACACTTGATGTTGTATATTTTGGGACTCACAGATGTATTGTCACAGGCATTGCAAAGAAAAGATCAAGATATCTTGAATGCCATCTCATTAGTGGAGTCAACAAAACGACAACTACAAAAGTTTCGAGTTGATGGGTGGGATTCTTTTTTAAAGAAGGTAATTTCTTTTTGTGACAAGTATGACATTGAAAAATTGGATATGACAGAGGCTTATGTTAATCCAAAGAATCGGCGGAGAAAAACTGGAATCACCAATGAGCATTATTATTCTTTTGATTGTTTTAATGTGGTGGTGGATATGCAAATTGCAGAGTTTAATGATCGCTTTAATGAGGTAAACTCTGAATTACTTATTTGTATGGCTTCTTTGGATCCACGTGATTCATTTGGTAATTTTGATCCATTGAAGTTGATGAAGTTAACGGAGTTTTATCCAAATGATTTTAGTCTTGCTGACAGGATTGCTATTGAGCATGAATTGAGCATTTATATTGATAATGTGAAAGCAGATGAAAGATTTGCCAACTTGAATGGCATTAGTGATCTTGCTAGAGTCTTGGTTGAAACGAAAAAAATTCATTGTTATTCTTTGGTGTATCGACTAGTGAAGTTATCATTAATTTTGCCAGTTGCAACCGCAACAGTTGAGAGATGTTTTTCTGCAATGAAGCTTGTGAAGTCAGATTTGCGCAATAGAATTGGTGACGATTTTTTGAATGATTGTCTTATTTCAGCTATAGAAAAGGAAGCCCTTGCTGAAGTAACAAATGAAGATATTATAGATCGATTCCAAAAGATGAAAACTAGAAGGGAACAAATTTGA
- the LOC141677378 gene encoding protein PSK SIMULATOR 1-like isoform X1, translating into MGGLCSKTSESDKRSSTAHNTKHGSGRSMNPPPKLKQSIKNQTKLLPSEVLESTDAKLQQPKKNKSSTVKDESSLTKIGSDSDEIYDGIPRYPRANSQKSRSTRTKEGLGRAGTFGIEKAVKVLDTLGSSMTNLNRNSGFAAGVTVKGNEVSILAFEVANTIVKGYSLMESVSDSKVQQLKEVVLSSEGVQYLVSKDMDELLKMVTEDKREELKIFAGEVIRFGNRCKDPQWHNLDRYFEKHNKDPPRQLREETDSAMQHFMTLVHHTADLYQELNTLDKMEQEHQPKHQNENKLNATQKGEALSTLKLELKEQKKKVKDLKKKSLWSKSMEEVMEKLVDIVLFLNREINNAFCGTNANNESNGPLSIQRRLGPSGLSLHYANIVQQIDSIVARSTSVPSSTREFLYQNLPPCIKSSLRSKLQTFHVKEEFLLQLTVPEIKTEMEKTLHWLAPIATNTSKAHHGFGWVGEWATRTEVNQKQNGPIEITRIETLHYADKKKTDDCILQLLLWLNYMTKQLKVSPMISQNRGKPQEKAQQSVTNPTNHPPPTVVIKDRDMLRDISNRTRTLGLSKSQNYECTQFRLRKNDRLTKSISHWPASKNDGFIHLKVLCSSLPMADFKLEKERSMDAIDGMYTIGSCN; encoded by the exons ATGGGAGGGCTTTGTTCCAAGACTTCAGAATCCGATAAAAGGTCATCAACTGCTCATAATACCAAACATGGTTCTGGTAGATCTATGAATCCCCCTCCCAAGTTGAAACAGTCAATAAAGAATCAGACTAAGTTGCTTCCTTCAGAAGTTCTGGAAAGTACTGATGCTAAATTACAACAACCTAAAAAAAATAAAAGCTCAACTGTCAAAGACGAGTCAAGTCTCACAAAGATTGGAAGTGATAGTGATGAGATTTATGACGGAATACCTAGATATCCTAGGGCAAATTCCCAGAAAAGTAGATCAACAAGGACCAAGGAG GGCCTAGGCAGAGCTGGTACTTTTGGAATAGAAAAGGCCGTGAAAGTCTTGGACACCCTAGGCAGTAGCATGACCAATTTGAACCGAAACAGTGGTTTTGCAGCCGGGGTGACAGTCAAAGGCAACGAAGTTTCAATTTTAGCATTTGAAGTTGCAAATACAATTGTCAAGGGCTACAGTCTTATGGAATCCGTTTCAGATAGTAAAGTACAGCAATTGAAAGAAGTAGTGCTTTCATCAGAAGGTGTGCAATATTTAGTGTCAAAAGACATGGATGAACTCCTAAAAATGGTCACGGAAGACAAGAG GGAAGAGCTTAAAATTTTTGCAGGAGAAGTTATTCGTTTCGGAAATCGTTGTAAAGATCCTCAATGGCATAATTTGGATCGTTATTTTGAAAA GCACAACAAAGATCCTCCTAGGCAGTTAAGGGAAGAAACAGACTCGGCGATGCAACATTTTATGACATTAGTTCATCACACTGCT GATTTATACCAGGAGTTAAATACTTTAGACAAAATGGAGCAAGAACATCAACCCAAACATCAGAATGAGAATAAATTAAATGCGACTCAAAAAG GTGAGGCCCTTTCAACTTTAAAGCTAGAATTAAAAGAACAAAagaagaaagtaaaagatttaaAGAAAAAATCACTGTGGTCCAAGAGTATGGAAGAG GTGATGGAGAAGCTTGTCGATATTGTCCTCTTTCTAAATCGAGAAATAAATAATGCATTTTGTGGTACAA ATGCTAATAATGAATCCAATGGACCTTTGAGCATCCAAAGAAGATTGGGACCTTCTGGTCTATCTTTGCATTATGCTAACATTGTCCAACAGATTGACTCAATA GTTGCCCGATCCACCTCCGTGCCTTCTAGTACTAGAGAATTTTTATACCAGAACTTGCCTCCTTGTATTAAATCATCTCTGCGTTCCAAATTACAAACCTTTCACGTCAAAGAAGAG TTCTTATTACAGCTCACAGTTCCAGAGATAAAAACAGAGATGGAGAAAACTTTACATTGGCTTGCTCCGATTGCTACAAACACATCAAA GGCCCATCATGGATTTGGTTGGGTTGGAGAGTGGGCAACGCG GACTGAAGTAAATCAAAAACAGAATGGCCCAATAGAAATTACTCGAATCGAAACACTTCATTATGCAGACAAGAAGAAGACAGATGATTGTATTCTACAACTACTATTGTGGCTCAATTATATGACAAAGCAACTTAAGGTTTCGCCTATGATTTCCCAAAATCGAGGGAAGCCACAAGAAAAGGCACAGCAGTCAGTGACCAACCCTACTAATCACCCACCACCTACAGTAGTCATCAAAGACAGAGACATGCTTCGAGATATTAGCAACAGAACAAGGactctagggttgagcaagagtCAGAATTATGAGTGCACGCAGTTCAGGTTAAGAAAGAATGACAGACTAACTAAAAGTATCAGTCACTGGCCAGCAAGCAAGAACGATGGTTTCATTCATTTAAAGGTACTTTGTTCTAGCCTGCCAATGGCTGATTTCAAGTTAGAAAAAGAGAGATCCATGGATGCTATTGATGGAATGTACACAATTGGTTCCTGCAACTAA
- the LOC141677378 gene encoding protein PSK SIMULATOR 1-like isoform X2 encodes MGGLCSKTSESDKRSSTAHNTKHGSGRSMNPPPKLKQSIKNQTKLLPSEVLESTDAKLQQPKKNKSSTVKDESSLTKIGSDSDEIYDGIPRYPRANSQKSRSTRTKEGLGRAGTFGIEKAVKVLDTLGSSMTNLNRNSGFAAGVTVKGNEVSILAFEVANTIVKGYSLMESVSDSKVQQLKEVVLSSEGVQYLVSKDMDELLKMVTEDKREELKIFAGEVIRFGNRCKDPQWHNLDRYFEKHNKDPPRQLREETDSAMQHFMTLVHHTADLYQELNTLDKMEQEHQPKHQNENKLNATQKGEALSTLKLELKEQKKKVKDLKKKSLWSKSMEEVMEKLVDIVLFLNREINNAFCGTNANNESNGPLSIQRRLGPSGLSLHYANIVQQIDSIVARSTSVPSSTREFLYQNLPPCIKSSLRSKLQTFHVKEELTVPEIKTEMEKTLHWLAPIATNTSKAHHGFGWVGEWATRTEVNQKQNGPIEITRIETLHYADKKKTDDCILQLLLWLNYMTKQLKVSPMISQNRGKPQEKAQQSVTNPTNHPPPTVVIKDRDMLRDISNRTRTLGLSKSQNYECTQFRLRKNDRLTKSISHWPASKNDGFIHLKVLCSSLPMADFKLEKERSMDAIDGMYTIGSCN; translated from the exons ATGGGAGGGCTTTGTTCCAAGACTTCAGAATCCGATAAAAGGTCATCAACTGCTCATAATACCAAACATGGTTCTGGTAGATCTATGAATCCCCCTCCCAAGTTGAAACAGTCAATAAAGAATCAGACTAAGTTGCTTCCTTCAGAAGTTCTGGAAAGTACTGATGCTAAATTACAACAACCTAAAAAAAATAAAAGCTCAACTGTCAAAGACGAGTCAAGTCTCACAAAGATTGGAAGTGATAGTGATGAGATTTATGACGGAATACCTAGATATCCTAGGGCAAATTCCCAGAAAAGTAGATCAACAAGGACCAAGGAG GGCCTAGGCAGAGCTGGTACTTTTGGAATAGAAAAGGCCGTGAAAGTCTTGGACACCCTAGGCAGTAGCATGACCAATTTGAACCGAAACAGTGGTTTTGCAGCCGGGGTGACAGTCAAAGGCAACGAAGTTTCAATTTTAGCATTTGAAGTTGCAAATACAATTGTCAAGGGCTACAGTCTTATGGAATCCGTTTCAGATAGTAAAGTACAGCAATTGAAAGAAGTAGTGCTTTCATCAGAAGGTGTGCAATATTTAGTGTCAAAAGACATGGATGAACTCCTAAAAATGGTCACGGAAGACAAGAG GGAAGAGCTTAAAATTTTTGCAGGAGAAGTTATTCGTTTCGGAAATCGTTGTAAAGATCCTCAATGGCATAATTTGGATCGTTATTTTGAAAA GCACAACAAAGATCCTCCTAGGCAGTTAAGGGAAGAAACAGACTCGGCGATGCAACATTTTATGACATTAGTTCATCACACTGCT GATTTATACCAGGAGTTAAATACTTTAGACAAAATGGAGCAAGAACATCAACCCAAACATCAGAATGAGAATAAATTAAATGCGACTCAAAAAG GTGAGGCCCTTTCAACTTTAAAGCTAGAATTAAAAGAACAAAagaagaaagtaaaagatttaaAGAAAAAATCACTGTGGTCCAAGAGTATGGAAGAG GTGATGGAGAAGCTTGTCGATATTGTCCTCTTTCTAAATCGAGAAATAAATAATGCATTTTGTGGTACAA ATGCTAATAATGAATCCAATGGACCTTTGAGCATCCAAAGAAGATTGGGACCTTCTGGTCTATCTTTGCATTATGCTAACATTGTCCAACAGATTGACTCAATA GTTGCCCGATCCACCTCCGTGCCTTCTAGTACTAGAGAATTTTTATACCAGAACTTGCCTCCTTGTATTAAATCATCTCTGCGTTCCAAATTACAAACCTTTCACGTCAAAGAAGAG CTCACAGTTCCAGAGATAAAAACAGAGATGGAGAAAACTTTACATTGGCTTGCTCCGATTGCTACAAACACATCAAA GGCCCATCATGGATTTGGTTGGGTTGGAGAGTGGGCAACGCG GACTGAAGTAAATCAAAAACAGAATGGCCCAATAGAAATTACTCGAATCGAAACACTTCATTATGCAGACAAGAAGAAGACAGATGATTGTATTCTACAACTACTATTGTGGCTCAATTATATGACAAAGCAACTTAAGGTTTCGCCTATGATTTCCCAAAATCGAGGGAAGCCACAAGAAAAGGCACAGCAGTCAGTGACCAACCCTACTAATCACCCACCACCTACAGTAGTCATCAAAGACAGAGACATGCTTCGAGATATTAGCAACAGAACAAGGactctagggttgagcaagagtCAGAATTATGAGTGCACGCAGTTCAGGTTAAGAAAGAATGACAGACTAACTAAAAGTATCAGTCACTGGCCAGCAAGCAAGAACGATGGTTTCATTCATTTAAAGGTACTTTGTTCTAGCCTGCCAATGGCTGATTTCAAGTTAGAAAAAGAGAGATCCATGGATGCTATTGATGGAATGTACACAATTGGTTCCTGCAACTAA